From the genome of Streptomyces sp. V1I1, one region includes:
- the pruA gene encoding L-glutamate gamma-semialdehyde dehydrogenase, with product MDAVTQVPAPVNEPVHSYAPGSPERARLEAKLKELSENPIELPMTIGGVKRMGGGERFDVVQPHNHKAVIGTFGGATQQDAQDAVDAALAAAPAWRAMSFDDRAAIILRAAELLAGPWRETLAASTMLGQSKTVQQAEIDTPCELVDFWRFNVKYARDLLAEQPPANSPGVWNRLDHRPLEGFVYAITPFNFTAIAGNLPTAPALMGNVVVWKPSPTQTHAAVLLMQLLEEAGLPKGVINLVTGDGIAVSEVALNHPELAGIHFTGSTKTFQHLWKTVGNNIEKYRSYPRIVGESGGKDFVVAHPSADRAVLKTALTRGSFEFQGQKCSASSRAYVPASIWNSGFKEEFAAEVDGIKMGDVADLTNFIGAVIDERAFAKNKAAIDRAKEDPTCTIVAGGTYDDSVGYFVRPTVVECSDPGNEVFTTEYFGPFLAVHVYEDDEYDAMLEQMESVSAYALTGAVIANDRAAAAYTMEKLRYAAGNFYINDKSTGAVVGQQPFGGGRASGTNDKAGAPQNLMRWTLTRAIKETLVPPTDYSYPHMG from the coding sequence ATGGACGCTGTGACCCAGGTCCCCGCCCCGGTCAACGAGCCGGTGCACAGCTACGCTCCCGGCAGCCCCGAGCGCGCCCGCCTGGAGGCCAAGCTCAAGGAACTGTCCGAGAACCCGATCGAGCTGCCGATGACGATCGGCGGCGTGAAGCGGATGGGCGGCGGCGAGCGCTTCGACGTCGTACAGCCGCACAACCACAAGGCCGTCATCGGCACCTTCGGCGGCGCCACGCAGCAGGACGCCCAGGACGCGGTCGACGCCGCGCTGGCCGCCGCGCCCGCGTGGCGCGCGATGTCCTTCGACGACCGCGCCGCGATCATCCTGCGCGCGGCCGAGCTGCTGGCAGGACCGTGGCGCGAGACGCTCGCCGCCTCGACCATGCTGGGCCAGTCGAAGACCGTGCAGCAGGCCGAGATCGACACCCCCTGCGAGCTTGTCGACTTCTGGCGCTTCAACGTCAAGTACGCGCGTGACCTGCTCGCCGAGCAGCCGCCGGCCAACTCGCCGGGCGTGTGGAACCGTCTGGACCACCGCCCGCTCGAGGGCTTCGTCTACGCGATCACGCCGTTCAACTTCACCGCGATCGCGGGCAACCTGCCCACCGCCCCCGCCCTGATGGGCAATGTGGTGGTCTGGAAGCCGTCCCCGACCCAGACCCACGCGGCCGTTCTGCTGATGCAGCTGCTGGAGGAGGCGGGCCTGCCCAAGGGCGTCATCAACCTGGTGACGGGCGACGGCATCGCCGTCTCCGAGGTGGCCCTGAACCACCCTGAGCTGGCAGGCATCCACTTCACCGGCTCGACCAAGACCTTCCAGCACCTGTGGAAGACGGTCGGCAACAACATCGAGAAGTACCGCTCCTACCCGCGCATCGTCGGTGAGTCGGGCGGCAAGGACTTCGTCGTCGCCCACCCGAGCGCCGACCGTGCCGTGCTGAAGACCGCGCTGACCCGCGGCTCCTTCGAATTCCAGGGTCAGAAGTGCTCGGCGTCCTCGCGTGCGTACGTCCCCGCCTCGATCTGGAACTCCGGCTTCAAGGAGGAGTTCGCGGCCGAGGTCGACGGCATCAAGATGGGTGACGTCGCAGACCTGACGAACTTCATCGGCGCCGTGATCGACGAGCGTGCCTTCGCCAAGAACAAGGCCGCGATCGACCGTGCGAAGGAAGACCCGACCTGCACGATCGTCGCGGGCGGAACGTACGACGACTCGGTCGGCTACTTCGTCCGCCCGACGGTCGTCGAGTGCTCGGACCCGGGCAACGAGGTCTTCACGACCGAGTACTTCGGCCCGTTCCTCGCCGTGCATGTGTACGAGGACGACGAGTACGACGCGATGCTGGAGCAGATGGAGTCGGTGTCCGCGTACGCACTGACCGGTGCGGTCATCGCGAACGACCGAGCCGCGGCGGCGTACACGATGGAGAAGCTGCGGTACGCCGCGGGCAACTTCTACATCAACGACAAGTCGACCGGCGCCGTTGTCGGCCAGCAGCCCTTCGGCGGCGGCCGCGCGTCCGGCACGAACGACAAG
- a CDS encoding proline dehydrogenase family protein translates to MLGPVILAASRSDKMRRFVSAAPGTKQVVARFIAGETVEQVIPIVKETVAKGLEVTLDVVGEDITTRDQAYAARDAYMELIEYLEDLGLGAKAEMSVKLSMFGQCLETEGGEPAGLSAKGGGGRRAGHELALANIRPVVEAAASIGTTVTLDAEDHTTLDSMFAIHEELRKDYPQTGCVIQAYLFRTEDDARRLAAAGSRVRIVKGAYKEPATVAYQDKAEIDKAYVRILKILMEGDGYPMIGSHDPRLIAVTQELARRAGRKLDEYEFQMLYGIRSDEHLRLAAEGHRMRVYTAYGTDWYGYFMRRLAEKPANLLFFLRSMITKG, encoded by the coding sequence GTGCTGGGTCCCGTGATCCTCGCCGCGTCCCGCAGCGACAAGATGCGCCGCTTCGTCTCGGCAGCCCCGGGGACCAAGCAGGTCGTCGCCCGGTTCATCGCCGGTGAAACGGTTGAGCAGGTCATTCCGATCGTGAAGGAGACCGTCGCCAAGGGCCTCGAGGTCACCCTGGACGTCGTGGGCGAGGACATCACCACGCGTGATCAGGCCTACGCCGCCCGCGACGCCTACATGGAACTGATCGAGTACCTCGAAGACCTCGGCCTGGGCGCGAAGGCCGAAATGTCGGTCAAGCTGTCGATGTTCGGCCAGTGCCTGGAAACCGAGGGGGGCGAGCCCGCAGGGCTCTCGGCCAAGGGTGGTGGCGGGCGACGGGCGGGACACGAGCTGGCGCTCGCCAACATCCGCCCTGTCGTCGAGGCCGCCGCCTCCATCGGCACCACGGTCACGCTGGACGCGGAGGACCACACCACCCTCGACTCGATGTTCGCCATCCACGAGGAGCTGCGGAAGGACTACCCGCAGACCGGCTGCGTGATCCAGGCGTATCTGTTCCGCACCGAGGACGACGCCCGCCGCCTCGCCGCGGCCGGAAGCCGCGTCCGCATCGTCAAGGGCGCCTACAAGGAGCCCGCGACCGTCGCGTACCAGGACAAGGCCGAGATCGACAAGGCGTACGTCCGCATCCTGAAAATCCTGATGGAGGGTGACGGCTACCCGATGATCGGGTCCCACGATCCGCGCCTCATCGCCGTCACACAGGAGCTCGCCCGCCGCGCCGGGCGCAAACTGGATGAGTACGAGTTCCAGATGCTGTACGGGATCCGCAGCGACGAGCACCTCCGGCTCGCGGCCGAGGGCCACCGGATGCGCGTCTACACGGCGTACGGCACCGACTGGTACGGCTACTTCATGCGCCGTCTCGCGGAGAAGCCGGCCAACCTGCTGTTCTTCCTGCGCTCGATGATCACCAAGGGCTGA
- a CDS encoding CdaR family transcriptional regulator, translated as MKGDYQDLVDEISALLAEPATLENRDFGLIAFGAHDSDDDTAMDPVRTRSILTRKSTPAVRAWFEGFGIARATGPVRIPAAPDAGVFRDRICLPVRHRGIVLGYVWLLDASPGPTEAQLAAAMEVTARIGTLLADEERAGADLSREFRAVLTAERGWQYDMAVSALRTALGGGSADGLHAVVCVTPWTTPDAPSSRSLLGAAALCTVSWGAGGGARAGQLGAGGSADSRAVSPDADTGGAGAPGSGTSGRTGTPGGGVGGATSPGSGGNDGSDDPRDTGHALAVLVRLRSADALAPAVTAADRLRAMAGGDAATAGVAAPRRGLADLNTAWLEATSAARAARAQPRLGPVAEWAAIGPYRMLTALPADTAHDPAVRELLDRSHTELARTAEVFLDNAGQAGRAAAALGIHRQTLYYRLSRVEQLTGLDLTEGEDRLLLHMTLKAARL; from the coding sequence ATGAAGGGCGATTACCAAGACCTGGTCGACGAGATCTCGGCGCTGCTGGCCGAACCCGCGACGCTGGAGAACCGCGACTTCGGGCTGATCGCCTTCGGCGCGCACGACAGCGACGACGACACCGCGATGGACCCGGTCAGGACCCGCTCGATCCTGACCCGCAAGTCCACACCGGCGGTGCGCGCCTGGTTCGAGGGCTTCGGCATCGCACGCGCGACGGGCCCGGTCCGGATCCCCGCCGCCCCTGACGCGGGGGTCTTCCGGGACCGGATCTGTCTTCCCGTACGCCACCGGGGCATCGTGCTGGGTTACGTATGGCTGCTCGACGCGTCCCCGGGCCCGACCGAGGCGCAGCTGGCGGCGGCGATGGAGGTCACGGCGAGGATCGGCACGCTACTCGCGGACGAGGAGCGGGCGGGCGCGGATCTGTCCCGGGAGTTCCGCGCGGTGCTGACGGCGGAGCGCGGCTGGCAGTACGACATGGCGGTGTCGGCACTGCGCACGGCTCTGGGCGGCGGGTCCGCGGACGGCCTGCACGCGGTGGTGTGCGTGACCCCCTGGACAACGCCGGACGCCCCGTCGTCCCGCTCCCTGCTCGGGGCGGCGGCGCTGTGCACGGTGTCGTGGGGAGCGGGCGGCGGTGCCCGGGCCGGGCAGCTCGGCGCCGGCGGGAGCGCGGACAGCCGGGCGGTGAGCCCTGACGCGGACACCGGCGGAGCCGGGGCTCCCGGGAGCGGCACAAGCGGCCGAACCGGAACACCGGGCGGCGGCGTGGGCGGAGCCACAAGCCCCGGGAGCGGCGGCAACGACGGCTCCGACGACCCCCGCGACACCGGCCACGCCCTCGCCGTACTCGTACGGCTCCGCTCGGCCGACGCCCTCGCGCCCGCCGTCACCGCCGCGGACCGGCTCCGCGCGATGGCGGGCGGAGACGCGGCAACCGCCGGAGTCGCCGCCCCGCGCCGCGGTCTCGCCGACCTCAACACCGCCTGGCTGGAGGCGACTTCCGCGGCCCGCGCCGCCCGGGCGCAGCCTCGGCTCGGGCCCGTCGCGGAGTGGGCGGCGATCGGCCCGTACCGCATGCTGACCGCGCTGCCCGCGGACACCGCGCACGACCCCGCCGTACGCGAACTGCTCGACCGCTCGCACACCGAACTGGCGCGCACCGCCGAGGTGTTCCTCGACAACGCGGGCCAGGCGGGCCGCGCGGCGGCGGCCCTCGGCATCCACCGGCAGACGCTCTACTACCGGCTCTCCCGCGTCGAGCAGCTCACCGGACTTGACCTGACGGAGGGCGAGGACCGGCTGCTGCTGCACATGACCCTGAAGGCGGCGCGGCTGTAG
- a CDS encoding TetR/AcrR family transcriptional regulator, translated as MGHREDLLEGAKRCLLEKGYARTTARDIVAASGTNLASIGYHYGSKEALLNQAFLAVTEEWGNAVGPANREAPDVTADPLERFEKTWEQIIAAFDASRAVWKLQLEVVSRLDDDETLRDAIKKPQKEGRSGMAEAFLGMDPEADPEKARVAGLLYQALVAGVMIQWMVDPESAPSAKDLTQGLRAILEDKA; from the coding sequence ATGGGACATCGTGAGGATCTGCTCGAAGGCGCGAAGCGCTGCCTGCTGGAAAAGGGCTACGCGCGGACGACCGCGCGGGACATCGTCGCCGCCTCCGGCACCAATCTCGCCTCCATCGGTTACCACTACGGCTCCAAGGAGGCGCTCCTCAACCAGGCCTTCCTCGCGGTGACGGAGGAGTGGGGCAATGCGGTCGGCCCGGCGAACAGGGAAGCGCCCGACGTGACGGCGGATCCCCTGGAGCGCTTCGAGAAGACCTGGGAGCAGATCATCGCCGCGTTCGACGCCAGCCGCGCGGTCTGGAAGCTTCAACTGGAGGTCGTGTCGCGGCTGGACGACGACGAGACGCTGCGCGATGCGATCAAGAAGCCGCAGAAGGAGGGGCGTTCGGGCATGGCTGAGGCGTTCCTCGGCATGGACCCGGAGGCCGACCCGGAGAAGGCCCGGGTGGCCGGGCTCCTCTACCAGGCGCTGGTGGCGGGCGTGATGATCCAGTGGATGGTCGACCCGGAGAGTGCGCCGTCGGCGAAGGACCTGACGCAGGGGCTGCGGGCGATCCTGGAGGACAAGGCGTAA